The following proteins come from a genomic window of Cronobacter muytjensii ATCC 51329:
- the leuA gene encoding 2-isopropylmalate synthase translates to MSQQVIIFDTTLRDGEQALQASLSVKEKLQIALALERMRVDVMEVGFPVSSPGDFESVQTIARQVKNSRVCALARCVEKDIDVAAESLKVAEAFRIHTFIATSPMHIATKLRSTLDEVIERAVYMVKRARNYTDDVEFSCEDAGRTPIEDLARVVEAAINAGATTINIPDTVGYTLPFEFSNIITGLYERVPNIDKAIISVHTHDDLGMAVGNAMAAVHAGARQVEGTLNGIGERAGNCALEEVIMAIKLRQNLLNVHTTINHQEIWRTSQTVSQICNMPIPANKAVVGAGAFAHSSGIHQDGVLKNRENYEIMTPESIGLNQVQLNLTSRSGRAAVKHRMEEMGYQESDYNLDNLYDAFLKLADKKGQVFDYDLEALAFINKQQEEPEHFRLEYFSVQSGSSAMATASVKLACGEEVKAEAANGNGPVDAVYQAINRITDYDIELVKYQLGAKGHGKNALGQVDIVVSYNGRHFHGVGLTTDIVESSARAMINVLNNIWRAGEVEKELQRKAQNKEHNQETV, encoded by the coding sequence ATGAGCCAGCAAGTCATTATTTTTGATACCACGTTGCGTGACGGTGAGCAGGCGCTGCAGGCGAGCCTGAGCGTAAAGGAAAAGCTGCAAATCGCGCTGGCGCTTGAGCGTATGCGTGTCGATGTTATGGAAGTCGGGTTTCCGGTCTCCTCGCCAGGCGATTTCGAGTCGGTACAGACGATTGCCCGCCAGGTGAAAAACAGCCGCGTCTGCGCGCTGGCCCGCTGCGTGGAAAAAGATATCGACGTGGCGGCGGAATCCCTGAAAGTGGCCGAGGCGTTTCGTATTCACACCTTTATCGCCACCTCGCCTATGCATATCGCCACCAAGCTGCGCAGCACGCTGGACGAGGTTATCGAACGCGCCGTTTATATGGTCAAACGCGCCCGTAACTATACCGACGATGTCGAGTTCTCCTGCGAAGACGCTGGTCGCACCCCGATCGAGGATCTGGCGCGCGTCGTGGAAGCCGCCATCAACGCGGGCGCCACCACTATTAATATCCCGGACACCGTCGGCTACACCCTGCCTTTCGAATTCAGCAACATCATCACGGGCCTGTATGAGCGCGTACCCAATATCGACAAAGCCATTATCTCCGTGCATACCCATGACGATCTGGGTATGGCCGTCGGCAACGCCATGGCCGCCGTCCACGCGGGCGCGCGTCAGGTTGAAGGCACGCTGAACGGTATTGGCGAGCGTGCGGGCAACTGCGCGCTGGAAGAAGTCATTATGGCTATCAAGCTGCGCCAGAATCTGCTCAACGTCCACACTACGATTAACCATCAGGAGATTTGGCGCACCAGCCAGACCGTCAGCCAGATCTGCAATATGCCGATCCCGGCGAACAAAGCGGTGGTCGGCGCCGGTGCGTTTGCCCACTCCTCCGGCATCCATCAGGACGGCGTGCTGAAAAACCGCGAAAACTACGAAATCATGACGCCGGAATCCATCGGCCTGAATCAGGTGCAATTGAACCTCACGTCCCGCTCCGGCCGCGCCGCCGTGAAGCACCGTATGGAGGAGATGGGTTACCAGGAAAGCGACTACAACCTGGATAACCTGTACGACGCTTTCCTGAAGCTGGCGGACAAAAAAGGCCAGGTATTTGATTATGATCTGGAAGCGCTGGCCTTTATCAATAAACAGCAGGAAGAGCCGGAGCATTTCCGTCTGGAATACTTTAGCGTGCAGTCCGGCTCCAGCGCGATGGCGACCGCGTCCGTCAAGCTCGCCTGCGGCGAGGAAGTGAAAGCCGAAGCCGCCAACGGTAACGGCCCGGTTGACGCGGTCTATCAGGCCATCAACCGCATTACCGATTACGACATTGAACTGGTGAAATACCAGTTAGGCGCGAAAGGCCACGGCAAAAACGCGCTGGGCCAGGTAGATATCGTAGTCAGCTATAACGGCCGTCACTTCCACGGCGTGGGCCTGACCACCGATATCGTCGAGTCCTCCGCCCGCGCGATGATCAACGTGCTGAACAATATCTGGCGCGCCGGCGAAGTCGAGAAAGAGTTGCAACGCAAAGCACAGAATAAAGAACACAACCAGGAAACCGTGTGA
- the leuC gene encoding 3-isopropylmalate dehydratase large subunit, with protein sequence MAKTLYQKLFDAHVVYEAPNETPLLYIDRHLVHEVTSPQAFDGLRAHGRPVRQPRKTFATMDHNVSTQTKDINASGEMARIQMQELIKNCNEFGVELYDLNHPYQGIVHVMGPEQGITLPGMTIVCGDSHTATHGAFGALAFGIGTSEVEHVLATQTLKQGRAKTMKIEVNGTAAPGITAKDIVLAIIGKTGSAGGTGYVVEFCGDAIRALSMEGRMTLCNMAIEMGAKAGLVAPDETTFNYVKGRLHAPKGQDFADAVEYWKTLKTDDGAQFDAVVTLNAEDIAPQVTWGTNPGQVISVTDAIPDPASFADPVERASAEKALAYMGLKAGVPLTDVAIDKVFIGSCTNSRIEDLRAAAEIAKGRKVAPGVQALVVPGSGPVKAQAEAEGLDKIFIEAGFEWRLPGCSMCLAMNNDRLNPGERCASTSNRNFEGRQGRGGRTHLVSPAMAAAAAVTGRFADIRSLK encoded by the coding sequence ATGGCAAAGACTTTATATCAAAAGCTGTTTGACGCTCACGTGGTGTATGAAGCGCCAAACGAAACGCCGCTGCTCTACATCGACCGCCATCTGGTGCATGAAGTGACCTCTCCGCAGGCGTTCGATGGCCTGCGCGCGCATGGCCGCCCGGTGCGCCAGCCGCGTAAAACTTTCGCGACGATGGATCACAACGTCTCCACCCAGACGAAAGACATCAACGCCTCCGGCGAAATGGCTCGCATCCAGATGCAGGAGCTTATCAAGAACTGCAACGAGTTTGGCGTCGAGCTCTATGATCTGAACCACCCGTATCAGGGCATCGTGCATGTGATGGGGCCGGAACAGGGCATCACTCTGCCAGGCATGACCATCGTCTGCGGCGATTCGCACACCGCCACTCACGGCGCATTCGGCGCGCTGGCGTTCGGTATCGGCACCTCGGAAGTGGAGCATGTGCTGGCGACGCAGACGCTCAAACAGGGCCGCGCGAAGACCATGAAAATTGAAGTCAACGGCACGGCCGCGCCTGGCATCACCGCGAAAGACATCGTGCTTGCGATCATCGGTAAAACCGGCAGTGCGGGCGGCACCGGCTATGTGGTGGAATTCTGCGGCGACGCTATCCGCGCGCTGAGCATGGAAGGCCGCATGACGCTGTGCAATATGGCGATTGAAATGGGCGCCAAAGCGGGCCTGGTGGCACCGGATGAGACCACATTCAACTATGTGAAAGGCCGTCTGCATGCGCCGAAGGGCCAGGATTTTGCGGATGCCGTGGAATACTGGAAGACGCTGAAAACCGACGACGGCGCGCAGTTTGACGCCGTAGTGACGCTGAATGCCGAAGATATCGCGCCGCAGGTGACCTGGGGCACCAACCCAGGCCAGGTGATTTCTGTGACCGACGCCATTCCCGATCCGGCGTCATTCGCCGATCCGGTTGAGCGCGCCTCTGCCGAGAAAGCGCTGGCCTATATGGGCCTGAAAGCAGGCGTGCCGCTGACCGACGTGGCTATCGATAAAGTGTTTATCGGCTCCTGCACCAACTCGCGCATTGAAGATTTACGCGCGGCGGCGGAAATCGCCAAAGGCCGTAAAGTGGCGCCGGGCGTCCAGGCGCTGGTGGTGCCAGGCTCCGGGCCGGTAAAAGCGCAGGCCGAAGCCGAAGGGCTGGATAAGATCTTCATCGAGGCGGGCTTTGAGTGGCGCCTGCCCGGCTGCTCTATGTGCCTTGCGATGAACAATGACCGCCTGAATCCGGGCGAGCGCTGCGCCTCCACCAGCAACCGTAACTTTGAAGGCCGTCAGGGCCGCGGCGGACGCACCCACCTGGTCAGCCCGGCAATGGCCGCTGCCGCCGCCGTTACCGGCCGTTTCGCCGATATCCGTAGCCTGAAATAA
- the sgrT gene encoding glucose uptake inhibitor SgrT, protein MKTSATGRFYQRYFSATKRLSGSWLARLSCQTPQRMLNDVMQWETTFPVTFKRR, encoded by the coding sequence ATGAAAACGTCAGCAACGGGCAGGTTTTACCAACGGTATTTCAGTGCAACAAAACGTCTTTCTGGCTCATGGCTGGCCCGCCTGAGTTGTCAGACGCCGCAACGGATGCTGAATGATGTGATGCAGTGGGAGACGACTTTCCCGGTGACGTTTAAGCGCCGTTAA
- a CDS encoding sugar efflux transporter — protein sequence MLWFLTPARRLNLVYLAFMIVAFMMGVAGALQAPTLSLFLSREVGAPPFWVGLFYTVNAIAGIAVSLLLAKRSDSRGDRRKLILFCCVMAVANCVLFAFNRHYLTLITAGVLLASLANTAMPQLFALAREYADNSAREAVMFSSVMRAQLSLAWVIGPPLSFMLALSFGFTTMFLIAAGIFILSLTIIFFALPSVARIEQPADVALTQVSGWKDKNVRMLFIASVLMWACNTMYIIDMPLWVSQDLALPESLAGVLMGTAAGLEIPAMLLAGFYVKRFGKKPMMLLAVGAGVVFYAGLNLFHSREALLGLQLFNAVFIGIVAGIGMIWFQDLMPGRAGSATTLFTNSISTGVILAGVVQGALVETFGHYAVYYVIAGVSVLALWLTSRVKDV from the coding sequence ATGTTGTGGTTCCTCACGCCTGCAAGACGTCTCAATCTGGTCTATCTCGCCTTTATGATTGTCGCTTTTATGATGGGCGTGGCGGGGGCGCTACAGGCGCCGACGCTGAGCCTGTTTCTGAGCCGTGAAGTCGGCGCGCCGCCGTTCTGGGTGGGGCTGTTTTACACCGTTAACGCCATCGCCGGGATTGCGGTAAGCCTGTTACTGGCGAAGCGCTCCGACAGCCGGGGCGACCGACGTAAACTTATCCTCTTTTGCTGTGTAATGGCCGTTGCAAACTGCGTGCTGTTCGCCTTTAACCGCCACTACCTGACGCTGATTACCGCAGGCGTGCTGCTGGCGTCGCTCGCGAATACCGCCATGCCGCAGCTGTTTGCTCTCGCGCGTGAATATGCCGATAACTCGGCCCGCGAGGCGGTGATGTTCAGCTCGGTGATGCGCGCCCAGCTGTCGCTCGCCTGGGTTATCGGGCCGCCGCTGTCGTTCATGCTGGCGCTGAGTTTCGGCTTTACCACCATGTTTTTGATTGCCGCCGGAATCTTCATCCTGAGCCTGACGATTATCTTCTTCGCATTGCCGTCGGTAGCGCGTATTGAGCAACCCGCCGATGTGGCGCTGACGCAGGTGAGCGGCTGGAAAGATAAAAACGTGCGGATGCTGTTTATCGCTTCTGTGCTGATGTGGGCCTGCAACACGATGTATATCATCGATATGCCGCTGTGGGTGAGCCAGGATTTAGCGCTGCCGGAAAGCCTCGCGGGCGTGCTGATGGGCACTGCGGCGGGGCTTGAGATCCCGGCGATGCTGCTGGCCGGTTTTTACGTGAAGCGATTCGGTAAAAAACCGATGATGCTGCTGGCGGTGGGGGCGGGCGTGGTGTTCTACGCGGGGCTGAATCTCTTTCACAGCCGCGAGGCGCTACTGGGGTTACAGCTGTTTAACGCGGTGTTTATCGGGATTGTCGCCGGGATCGGCATGATCTGGTTTCAGGATCTTATGCCGGGGCGAGCGGGCTCGGCGACCACGCTATTTACCAACAGCATTTCGACCGGCGTTATCCTCGCAGGCGTTGTGCAGGGAGCGCTGGTGGAGACCTTCGGGCATTATGCTGTCTATTATGTGATTGCCGGGGTGTCAGTGTTAGCGCTGTGGCTGACGAGCCGGGTGAAAGACGTTTAA
- the leuD gene encoding 3-isopropylmalate dehydratase small subunit gives MAEKFTQHTGLVVPLDAANVDTDAIIPKQFLQKVTRTGFGAHLFNDWRFLDDKGEVPNPEFVLNFPEYKGASILLARENFGCGSSREHAPWALTDYGFKVVIAPSFADIFYGNSFNNQLLPVTLSDEEVDEMFALVKASPGIRFEVDLDAQVVKAGEKSYHFDIDAFRRHCMMNGLDSIGLTLQHDDAIAAYEKKQPAFMG, from the coding sequence ATGGCAGAGAAATTTACCCAACACACCGGTCTGGTGGTTCCGCTGGATGCGGCGAACGTGGATACCGACGCGATTATCCCGAAGCAGTTTCTGCAAAAGGTCACCCGCACCGGCTTTGGCGCACACCTGTTTAACGACTGGCGCTTTCTGGACGACAAAGGCGAGGTGCCGAACCCGGAGTTCGTCCTGAATTTCCCGGAGTATAAGGGCGCGTCGATTCTGCTGGCGCGCGAGAACTTCGGCTGCGGCTCGTCGCGCGAGCACGCGCCGTGGGCGCTGACCGATTACGGTTTTAAAGTGGTGATTGCGCCGAGCTTCGCTGACATCTTTTACGGCAACAGCTTTAACAACCAGCTGCTGCCGGTGACGCTCAGCGATGAAGAGGTGGACGAAATGTTCGCGCTGGTCAAAGCCAGTCCAGGCATTCGCTTTGAAGTGGATCTGGACGCACAGGTGGTGAAAGCGGGCGAGAAGTCTTATCACTTCGACATTGACGCGTTTCGACGTCACTGCATGATGAACGGGCTGGACAGCATTGGGCTGACGCTGCAACACGACGATGCCATCGCCGCGTATGAGAAAAAACAGCCCGCGTTTATGGGCTGA
- the leuL gene encoding leu operon leader peptide, translating into MIRIVRFAGLLLLNASSVRGRLVRDVRR; encoded by the coding sequence ATGATTCGCATCGTTCGTTTTGCTGGTCTACTACTACTAAACGCATCTTCAGTGCGCGGTAGACTGGTGCGCGACGTTCGGCGATAA
- the thiB gene encoding thiamine ABC transporter substrate binding subunit has protein sequence MLKKLLPLLALVAVPVFAKPVLTVYTYDSFSSEWGPGPKIKTAFEAECGCELKYVALEDGVSLLNRLRMEGKNSKADVVLGLDNNLLQAATATGLFAKSGVPAGDVNIPGGWNNDTFVPFDYGWFAFVYDKNKLKNPPKSLKELVESDQKWRVIYEDPRTSTPGLGLLLWMQKVYGDKAPDAWQKLAAKTVTVTKGWSEAYGLFLKGEGDLVLSYTTSPAYHIIEEKKDNYAAANFSEGHYLQVEVAGRTAASKQPELAEKFLKFMVSPGFQNAIPTGNWMYPVAAVTLPEGFNALTKPHTSLQFTSEDVAAQRAQWTSEWQRAVSR, from the coding sequence GTGTTAAAAAAACTGCTTCCGCTGCTGGCGCTGGTCGCCGTCCCGGTTTTCGCCAAACCCGTACTGACCGTCTACACCTACGATTCCTTCTCCTCCGAATGGGGTCCTGGCCCGAAAATCAAAACCGCTTTTGAAGCCGAGTGCGGCTGTGAGCTGAAATACGTGGCGCTGGAAGATGGCGTGTCGCTGCTCAACCGCCTGCGTATGGAAGGCAAGAACAGCAAAGCTGATGTGGTGCTGGGGCTCGACAACAACCTGCTCCAGGCTGCCACCGCGACCGGGCTGTTTGCGAAAAGCGGCGTTCCGGCCGGTGACGTCAACATCCCGGGCGGCTGGAACAACGACACCTTCGTGCCGTTCGACTACGGCTGGTTCGCCTTTGTCTATGACAAAAACAAGCTGAAAAACCCGCCGAAAAGCCTGAAAGAGCTGGTGGAAAGCGATCAGAAATGGCGCGTTATTTATGAAGATCCGCGTACCAGCACGCCGGGGCTTGGCCTGCTGCTCTGGATGCAGAAAGTCTACGGCGACAAAGCGCCGGACGCCTGGCAAAAACTCGCCGCGAAAACCGTCACCGTCACGAAGGGCTGGAGCGAAGCCTATGGCCTGTTTCTGAAAGGCGAAGGCGATCTGGTACTGAGCTACACCACCTCGCCGGCTTATCACATCATTGAAGAGAAAAAAGATAACTACGCCGCCGCGAACTTCAGCGAAGGCCACTATTTGCAGGTGGAAGTCGCCGGGCGCACCGCCGCCAGCAAACAGCCGGAACTGGCGGAAAAATTCCTTAAATTTATGGTTTCACCGGGTTTCCAGAACGCGATCCCGACCGGCAACTGGATGTATCCGGTCGCGGCTGTCACGCTGCCGGAGGGCTTCAACGCGCTGACGAAACCGCACACCTCGCTGCAATTTACCTCTGAGGACGTGGCCGCGCAGCGCGCCCAATGGACGAGCGAATGGCAACGCGCCGTGAGCCGCTAA
- the thiP gene encoding thiamine/thiamine pyrophosphate ABC transporter permease ThiP: MATRREPLTPGWLWPGLIAALLMAAVALAAFTALWTHAPHTDARALLNDSYLWHVVRFSFWQAFLSALISVVPAIPLARALYRRRFPGRRTLLRLCAMTLILPVLVAIFGLLSVYGRSGWLAALCAALGIEWSFSPYGLQGILLAHLFFNMPMATRLLYQTLTQIPGEQRQLAAQLGMRGWDFFRLVEWPWLRRQIPPVAALIFMLCFASFATVLALGGGPQATTIELAIYQALSYDYDPGRAALLAILQMGCCLSLILLSQRLSKAIPVGATLVRGWRNPEDSWRSKLTDALLITAALLLLLPPLLAVLVDGLRGDMGHALADPALWRALWTSLRIALCAGLLCVILTMMLLWSTRELYLRHRRLAGQSLELCGVLILAMPGIVLATGFFLLLNATVGLPARADAIVIFTNALMAIPYALKVLDNPMRDIAARYGALCASLEIRGLNRLRLVEARALRVPLAQAMAFACVLSIGDFGVVALFGNEDFRTLPFYLYQQIGAYRSDAGAVTALLLLLLCFLLFTLIEKLPGRHADTD; the protein is encoded by the coding sequence ATGGCAACGCGCCGTGAGCCGCTAACACCGGGCTGGCTCTGGCCCGGCCTCATCGCCGCCCTGCTGATGGCGGCGGTGGCGCTGGCGGCCTTCACGGCGCTCTGGACGCACGCGCCGCACACCGATGCCCGCGCCCTGCTGAACGACAGCTATCTGTGGCATGTGGTGCGCTTCTCCTTCTGGCAGGCGTTTCTCTCGGCCCTGATCTCCGTCGTGCCTGCCATTCCTCTTGCCCGCGCCCTCTATCGCCGCCGCTTTCCGGGGCGGCGAACCCTGCTGCGCCTGTGCGCCATGACGCTGATCCTGCCCGTGCTGGTGGCGATCTTCGGCCTGCTCAGCGTCTACGGGCGCAGCGGCTGGCTGGCCGCGCTCTGCGCGGCGCTTGGCATCGAATGGTCTTTTTCGCCCTACGGCCTGCAGGGCATTCTGCTGGCGCACCTCTTTTTTAATATGCCGATGGCGACCCGCCTGCTGTACCAGACCCTGACGCAGATCCCCGGCGAACAGCGCCAGCTGGCCGCCCAGCTTGGCATGCGCGGCTGGGATTTTTTCCGGCTGGTGGAGTGGCCCTGGCTGCGCCGCCAGATCCCGCCGGTGGCGGCGCTGATTTTTATGCTCTGCTTCGCAAGCTTCGCCACGGTACTGGCGCTCGGCGGCGGGCCGCAGGCCACTACCATTGAGCTCGCCATCTACCAGGCATTGAGTTACGACTATGACCCGGGACGCGCGGCGCTGCTCGCGATTCTCCAGATGGGCTGCTGCCTGTCGCTGATCCTGCTGAGCCAGCGTCTTAGTAAAGCGATCCCGGTGGGCGCGACGCTGGTGCGCGGCTGGCGCAACCCGGAAGATTCGTGGCGCAGCAAACTGACCGACGCGCTATTAATTACCGCCGCGCTGCTGCTGTTGCTGCCGCCGCTGCTGGCGGTGCTGGTGGATGGCTTACGCGGCGACATGGGGCACGCGCTGGCCGACCCGGCGCTGTGGCGCGCGCTCTGGACATCGCTGCGCATCGCGCTTTGCGCGGGCCTGCTGTGCGTCATCCTGACCATGATGCTGCTCTGGAGCACCCGCGAGCTTTACCTGCGACACCGCCGTCTCGCCGGGCAGAGCCTGGAGCTTTGCGGCGTGCTGATCCTCGCCATGCCGGGCATCGTGCTGGCGACCGGTTTTTTCCTGCTGCTGAACGCCACTGTCGGGTTGCCAGCGCGCGCCGACGCGATAGTGATTTTCACCAACGCGCTGATGGCTATCCCCTACGCCCTGAAAGTGCTGGATAACCCGATGCGCGATATCGCCGCGCGTTATGGCGCGCTCTGCGCGTCGCTTGAGATACGTGGGCTGAACCGGCTGCGGCTGGTAGAGGCGCGCGCGTTGCGCGTACCGCTCGCGCAGGCGATGGCCTTCGCCTGCGTGCTGTCGATTGGCGATTTCGGCGTGGTGGCTCTGTTCGGTAATGAGGATTTCCGCACGCTGCCCTTTTATCTCTATCAGCAGATCGGCGCTTATCGCAGCGACGCAGGCGCGGTGACGGCGTTGCTGCTGCTGCTACTCTGTTTTCTGTTGTTCACCTTGATTGAAAAACTTCCGGGGCGCCATGCTGACACTGACTGA
- the leuB gene encoding 3-isopropylmalate dehydrogenase, producing MSKNYHIAVLPGDGIGPEVMAQALKVLDAVRGRFDMRITTSHYDVGGIAIDRHGNPLPQATVEGCEQADAILFGSVGGPKWENLPPAQQPERGALLPLRKHFKLFSNLRPAKLYPGLEEFCPLRADIAANGFDILCVRELTGGIYFGQPKGREGSGMHEKAFDTEVYHRFEIERIARIAFESARKRRNKVTSIDKANVLQTSLLWREIVNEIAKEYPDVELSHMYIDNATMQLIKDPSQFDVLLCSNLFGDILSDECAMITGSMGMLPSASLNEQGFGLYEPAGGSAPDIAGKNIANPIAQILSLSLLLRYSLEADDAATAIEHAINRALEEGVRTGDLARGGQAVSTDEMGDIIARYVAEGV from the coding sequence ATGTCTAAAAATTATCATATTGCAGTTTTGCCGGGCGACGGTATTGGCCCGGAAGTGATGGCGCAAGCCCTGAAAGTACTGGATGCAGTTCGTGGCCGTTTTGATATGCGTATCACCACCAGCCACTATGACGTCGGCGGCATCGCCATCGATCGTCACGGCAACCCGCTGCCGCAGGCGACGGTAGAAGGCTGCGAACAGGCCGACGCCATTCTGTTCGGCTCAGTCGGCGGCCCGAAGTGGGAAAATCTGCCCCCGGCGCAGCAGCCGGAGCGCGGCGCGCTGCTGCCGCTGCGTAAACACTTCAAGCTGTTCAGCAACCTGCGCCCGGCGAAGCTCTACCCGGGCCTGGAAGAATTCTGCCCGCTGCGCGCCGATATCGCCGCCAACGGCTTTGACATCCTCTGCGTGCGCGAGCTGACCGGCGGCATCTACTTCGGCCAGCCGAAAGGCCGTGAAGGCAGCGGCATGCATGAAAAAGCGTTCGACACCGAGGTTTATCACCGTTTTGAAATTGAACGCATTGCACGCATCGCCTTTGAGTCCGCGCGCAAGCGCCGCAATAAAGTGACCTCAATTGATAAAGCGAACGTGTTGCAAACGTCCTTGCTGTGGCGCGAAATCGTCAATGAAATCGCCAAAGAGTATCCGGATGTCGAGCTGTCGCACATGTATATCGACAACGCCACCATGCAGCTGATTAAAGATCCCTCGCAATTCGATGTGCTGCTCTGCTCCAACCTGTTCGGCGATATTCTCTCTGACGAGTGCGCGATGATCACAGGCTCGATGGGTATGCTGCCTTCCGCCAGCCTTAACGAGCAGGGCTTCGGCCTGTACGAGCCCGCAGGCGGCTCCGCGCCGGATATCGCCGGTAAAAATATTGCTAATCCGATTGCCCAGATCCTGTCGCTCTCGCTGCTGCTGCGCTATAGCCTGGAAGCCGATGACGCGGCGACGGCTATCGAACACGCCATTAACCGCGCGCTGGAAGAAGGCGTGCGTACCGGCGACCTGGCCCGCGGCGGTCAGGCTGTCAGCACCGATGAAATGGGCGATATCATCGCCCGCTATGTGGCCGAAGGGGTGTAA
- the sgrR gene encoding HTH-type transcriptional regulator SgrR: MPSGRLQQQFIRLWQCCDGKPQETTLNELADLLNCSRRHMRTLLNAMQARGWLTWDAEAGRGKRSRLRFLYTGLALQQQRAEDLLEQDRIDQLVQIVGDKSAVRQMLLSHLGRSFRQGRHILRVLYYRPLQNLLPGSALRRSETHIARQIFSGLTRINEENGELEADIAHHWQRISPFHWRFFLRPGIHFHHGRELDMLDVISSLQRICALPLYAHLRQIVSPTAWTLDIHLSEPDDWLPWLLGSVPAMILPREWPDLPKFASQPVGTGPYAVVRNNSTQLKIHAFDDYFGYRALIDEVNFWVLPEIGEELSCAVQLEGPTREPEEKAVESRLEEGCYYLLFDSRSRVGAMPQVRRWVSHLFTPARLLHRAAPQYQRIWFPAYGLLPRWHHAPQILEAQKPAGLERLTLTFYGDHIENRIIGALLRDILAQEQVELELREVSYEEWYQGEITSDLWLNSANFTLPLDFSLFAQLCEVPLIQRCIPLDWQGDAQRWRTGALNLPQWCQTMLERQDILPLIHHWLMLQGQRSMRGVRMNTLGWFDFKSAWFAPPEP, translated from the coding sequence ATGCCTTCAGGTCGTCTGCAACAGCAATTCATCCGCCTGTGGCAATGCTGCGACGGCAAGCCCCAGGAAACCACGCTCAATGAACTGGCGGATCTGCTGAACTGTTCGCGTCGCCATATGCGGACGTTGCTGAACGCGATGCAGGCGCGCGGCTGGCTGACCTGGGACGCCGAAGCCGGGCGCGGCAAGCGTTCGCGGCTGCGTTTTCTCTATACCGGGCTCGCGCTTCAGCAGCAGCGGGCGGAAGATCTGCTGGAGCAGGACCGGATCGATCAGCTGGTGCAGATCGTTGGCGACAAATCCGCCGTGCGTCAGATGCTGCTCTCGCATCTTGGCCGTAGCTTCCGTCAGGGGCGTCATATCCTGCGCGTGCTCTACTACCGCCCGCTGCAAAACCTGCTGCCCGGCAGCGCGCTGCGCCGCTCAGAGACCCATATCGCCCGGCAAATCTTTAGCGGGCTGACGCGCATAAACGAGGAAAACGGGGAACTGGAAGCGGATATTGCTCATCACTGGCAGCGTATTTCCCCTTTTCACTGGCGTTTTTTTCTGCGCCCCGGCATTCATTTTCATCATGGCCGCGAACTCGACATGCTCGATGTCATCAGCTCGCTGCAACGCATCTGCGCCCTGCCGCTTTACGCGCATCTCCGTCAGATAGTCTCCCCTACCGCCTGGACGCTTGATATTCACCTGAGCGAGCCGGATGACTGGCTGCCGTGGCTACTCGGCAGCGTACCGGCGATGATCCTTCCACGCGAATGGCCGGATCTGCCGAAATTCGCCAGTCAGCCGGTCGGTACCGGCCCCTACGCGGTGGTACGCAATAATAGTACGCAGCTGAAAATCCACGCCTTCGACGACTATTTCGGCTACCGGGCGCTTATTGACGAAGTGAATTTTTGGGTACTGCCTGAAATCGGCGAAGAGTTAAGCTGCGCCGTTCAGCTTGAGGGTCCGACGCGTGAGCCGGAAGAAAAAGCCGTCGAAAGCCGTCTCGAAGAGGGCTGCTACTACCTGCTGTTTGATTCCCGCTCGCGCGTCGGCGCGATGCCGCAGGTACGGCGCTGGGTAAGCCATCTGTTCACGCCCGCGCGCCTGCTGCATCGCGCCGCGCCGCAATATCAGCGCATCTGGTTCCCGGCCTACGGCCTGCTGCCGCGCTGGCACCACGCGCCGCAAATTCTGGAGGCGCAAAAGCCCGCCGGGCTGGAGCGCCTGACGCTCACGTTTTATGGCGATCACATCGAGAACCGGATAATCGGCGCGCTGCTGCGCGATATTCTGGCGCAGGAACAGGTTGAGCTGGAGCTGCGTGAAGTGAGCTACGAGGAGTGGTATCAGGGAGAGATAACCAGCGATCTGTGGCTGAACAGCGCCAATTTCACGCTGCCGCTTGATTTCTCGCTGTTCGCGCAGCTGTGCGAAGTGCCGCTTATCCAGCGCTGTATCCCGCTCGACTGGCAGGGCGACGCGCAGCGCTGGCGCACCGGCGCGCTTAACCTGCCGCAGTGGTGCCAGACAATGCTGGAGCGGCAAGACATATTACCGCTTATCCACCACTGGCTGATGTTACAGGGCCAGCGCAGCATGCGCGGCGTACGGATGAATACGCTCGGCTGGTTTGATTTTAAATCCGCCTGGTTTGCGCCGCCCGAGCCGTAA